The Impatiens glandulifera chromosome 3, dImpGla2.1, whole genome shotgun sequence genome contains a region encoding:
- the LOC124931733 gene encoding TLC domain-containing protein 5-like, whose product MEDDQVVGAVVYGVITWAALFIVLRKSLGPKRSFDFCNRLVSTIHACLAVVLSCLSIQDWTCPACPFASKPSPTQMRSLVVTLSYMVYDILCGVFGNNLKIDNFFHHSVCIIGSIAGFLYQMGGSEMVAALCITEISTPFLHLREILKDLGYKDTSLNLAADICFAVVFTLGRMVAGPYLTYLTVTAHNPILMKAMALGLQLVSAFWFYKIARMLKYKLFVAPRNAHK is encoded by the exons ATGGAAGATGATCAGGTCGTTGGTGCGGTGGTGTACGGTGTAATAACATGGGCGGCATTGTTTATTGTGTTGAGAAAGAGCTTGGGTCCGAAACGGTCATTCGATTTCTGCAACCGTTTGGTTTCAACAATCCACGCTTGTTTAGCTGTTGTTCTTTCCTGTCTCTCAATTCAAGATTGGACCTGCCCAGCCTGCCCTTTCGCTTCTAAGCCTTCTCCAACTCAG atgcgAAGTCTAGTAGTGACGCTTTCATACATGGTGTATGATATCCTTTGTGGGGTGTTTGGAAACAATCTAAAGATAGACAATTTCTTCCACCACTCTGTTTGCATTATTGGATCCATCGCAGGTTTTCTCTACCAAATG GGTGGATCTGAGATGGTGGCAGCATTATGCATAACAGAGATCTCAACACCATTTCTACACTTGAGAGAGATTCTCAAAGATCTCGGTTACAAAGACACCTCCCTCAATTTGGCTGCAGAT ATATGCTTTGCTGTGGTTTTCACTCTAGGGAGGATGGTAGCCGGACCATACCTGACCTATCTTACTGTCACTGCTCACAATCCCATCTTAATGAag GCAATGGCGCTTGGACTGCAGCTGGTGAGTGCATTTTGGTTCTACAAGATTGCCAGGATGCTCAAATACAAGCTCTTTGTTGCCCCCCGTAATGCTCATAAATAG
- the LOC124931430 gene encoding uncharacterized protein LOC124931430, with protein MGSACCVARKNEHLTSGTTREVLLRNAIYSPSWSFRWDNRRRVAGEIENISYGLSPGFSRDSSMEIKGELSLERGSYSSGRSPLRNFRFTMSPKSPIHEGLEGNLEASSDTTNTNNHGNIEEKSFKGSIGGVVVDPCEQKLFPMNTNPSSSSSYPPMSDPTTSETQPRKASRSPGHQLSRQISDNRILDRKSPPASEGRPSLVLSSCNSDLIGGGSSEGWSMRTFSELVASSRRERWSFDSECRVSESSSTCSRSPSSTDVRNCGICLKHLNEKSLWSGQKMVANSDLSVVAVLGCGHVYHAECLEAMTQEGGEECDPLCPICVFGSKQLVKMTRKIARAEAEMKSRSKISKRRVRDSFDPGYDVLDRRKSVEGGGKLLFGNKMESTSRGSSSTGGRRSFSRPFLRRHFSFGSKWNRSMLENSDNSGGRRSFWSRFH; from the exons ATGGGATCAGCTTGTTGTGTTGCTAGAAAGAATGAGCATCTGACCAGCGGAACCACAAGAGAAGTCTTGCTTAGGAATGCTATTTATTCACCATCATGGAGCTTCAGATGGGATAACCGAAGGCGTGTAGCTGGTGAAATTGAGAACATCTCATATGGGCTATCTCCTGGATTTAGTAGAGATAGTAGCATGGAGATTAAAGGGGAGTTATCCCTTGAAAGGGGGAGCTATTCAAGTGGAAGAAGTCCCCTAAGAAATTTTAGATTTACTATGTCTCCAAAGTCTCCAATTCACGAAGGACTGGAGGGAAATCTAGAAGCTTCTTCAG ATACTACAAATACCAACAACCATGGAAATATAGAG GAGAAGAGCTTCAAAGGATCAATAGGAGGAGTGGTAGTAGATCCATGTGAACAGAAGTTGTTCCCAATGAACACAAACCCTTCAAGCTCATCTTCCTATCCACCGATGTCAGATCCCACTACTTCTGAAACCCAGCCAAGAAAGGCTTCCCGTTCTCCCGGACACCAGCTTTCAAGGCAAATCTCAGACAATCGAATTCTCGATAGAAAGTCGCCTCCAGCCTCGGAAGGCCGACCATCCTTGGTCTTGTCCTCTTGCAACAGCGACTTAATCGGAGGAGGCTCTTCTGAAGGGTGGTCCATGCGCACGTTTTCGGAGCTGGTGGCCTCTTCCCGGAGGGAGAGGTGGTCTTTCGACAGCGAGTGCCGCGTGAGCGAATCCAGCAGCACGTGTTCGCGTTCTCCGTCCTCGACCGACGTTAGGAATTGTGGGATTTGCTTGAAACATTTGAACGAGAAGTCGTTGTGGAGCGGGCAGAAGATGGTTGCCAACAGCGATCTTTCGGTTGTTGCTGTTTTGGGGTGCGGGCATGTGTATCATGCAGAGTGTTTGGAGGCGATGACGCAGGAAGGGGGGGAGGAGTGCGATCCTCTGTGTCCGATTTGCGTGTTCGGTTCGAAGCAATTGGTGAAGATGACTAGGAAGATTGCGAGGGCGGAAGCAGAGATGAAATCGAGGAGTAAGATATCGAAGAGGAGAGTGAGGGATAGTTTTGATCCGGGATATGATGTGCTCGATAGGCGAAAATCAGTTGAAGGAGGGGGGAAGTTGTTGTTTGGTAATAAGATGGAATCCACCAGCCGCGGCAGCTCCTCCACGGGTGGAAGGAGATCCTTTAGTAGGCCGTTCTTAAGGAGGCACTTTTCTTTTGGATCGAAGTGGAACAGATCAATGTTGGAGAACAGCGATAATTCTGGTGGCAGGAGAAGCTTTTGGTCAAGATTCCATTGA
- the LOC124928719 gene encoding BEL1-like homeodomain protein 11 produces the protein MSSTTPNSSSNLLHQFLTTDSSIPNSNQFHAHFLNAAADHQSFDQVPTIQSLGDRMSRSLDLINQPDLLLEPSNTQPPPTRIGPYASEMLSLSLSSEMLFRPIQLRQRPSFTTYLSSSSSSSIHHDQDQPKELDYYSSFPPPPSSNNNNNNNSYGVESFAGIDMISNSRYLKPTQSLLREVVCIGGETVQSSNERYFNRMSSKSRRGSLSFCSELKSDSLLLRNDSDGFQTLGKLISLLQEVERRYEQYYKELEKAVSSFEMVAGIGAGKSYTALALQAMSRHFCSLKEAITSQIMETRRKEGLRTFQEKENRLCLQQLGMMQSHRQAWRPIRGLPEVSVSILRCWLFEHFLHPYPNDNEKLTLASQTGLTKNQVSNWFINARVRLWKPMIEEMYKEEFDGDAYDSSDP, from the exons atgtctTCAACAACCCCAAATTCAAGTTCAAATCTTTTGCATCAATTCCTTACCACAGACTCCTCAATTCCCAATTCAAACCAATTCCATGCACATTTCTTGAATGCTGCTGCTGATCATCAATCTTTTGATCAAGTCCCCACCATTCAATCCCTCGGAGATAGAATGTCAAGATCTTTGGACCTTATCAATCAACCCGACCTCCTTCTAGAACCTTCCAATACTCAACCCCCACCAACTAGGATCGGTCCATACGCCTCTGAAATGCTATCTCTATCTCTCAGTTCTGAGATGCTCTTCCGACCAATCCAACTCCGGCAAAGACCCTCCTTCACCACCtatttgtcttcttcttcttcttcttccattcaTCATGATCAAGACCAACCAAAGGAACTCGACTATTATTCATCATTTCCACCACCACcctcttcaaataataataataataataattcgtaTGGGGTCGAATCTTTTGCCGGCATTGACATGATTTCGAATTCCAGATACCTAAAACCGACACAGTCGCTACTCCGGGAAGTTGTCTGTATCGGCGGCGAAACTGTTCAATCCAGCAACGAGAGATATTTCAATAGGATGTCTTCCAAAAGCAGAAGAGGGTCTTTAAGCTTCTGTTCCGAACTGAAATCTGATAGTCTACTCCTCCGTAATGATTCAGATGGATTTCAAACATTGGGAAAACTCATCTCTTTGCTGCAGGAG GTTGAGAGAAGATACGAGCAGTATTACAAGGAGCTGGAAAAGGCGGTTTCGTCGTTTGAAATGGTGGCCGGAATTGGAGCCGGAAAGTCTTATACGGCTCTTGCCCTGCAAGCAATGTCGAGGCATTTTTGCAGCTTGAAGGAGGCGATCACGTCGCAGATAATGGAAACGAGGAGGAAGGAAGGATTGAGGACGTTTCAGGAGAAAGAAAACCGGTTGTGTCTTCAACAACTTGGAATGATGCAGAGTCACCGTCAGGCTTGGAGACCCATCAGAGGCTTGCCGGAGGTTTCTGTTTCCATTCTCCGGTGTTGGCTCTTTGAGCATTTCCTTCATCC tTATCCAAACGACAATGAGAAACTCACATTGGCATCTCAGACAGGATTAACCAAAAACCAA GTTTCAAACTGGTTCATAAATGCTCGAGTTCGGCTGTGGAAGCCGATGATCGAAGAGATGTACAAGGAGGAGTTCGATGGGGATGCCTACGACAGTTCTGATCCTTAA
- the LOC124932297 gene encoding bZIP transcription factor 11-like, which produces MASSSGNSSLLSSPIHQQHSGSDERKRKRMQSNRESARRSRVRKQKHLDDLMAKVNQLRRENSQILTAITLTTQHFLKVEADNSILHAQMTELTHQLHSLNDILTYMNNTGTNTAASAVLQGDDFVTTTASAANALLNVDPWNMMYFNQPIMVSQDLFQH; this is translated from the coding sequence atggcGTCTTCAAGCGGGAACTCATCATTGTTATCGTCTCCGATTCATCAACAACACTCTGGCTCGGAtgagaggaagaggaagagaatgcAATCGAACCGGGAATCAGCTCGGCGATCCCGCGTCAGGAAACAGAAGCATTTAGACGATCTCATGGCTAAGGTGAACCAGCTCCGGCGAGAAAACAGTCAGATCCTCACCGCCATTACCCTCACCACTCAACATTTCCTCAAAGTAGAGGCAGACAACTCGATCCTACACGCTCAGATGACCGAGTTGACTCACCAACTCCATTCACTCAACGACATTCTCACCTACATGAACAACACCGGAACCAACACCGCCGCCTCCGCCGTCCTCCAAGGAGATGATTTTGTCACTACCACCGCCTCCGCCGCTAATGCGTTGTTGAACGTGGATCCGTGGAATATGATGTATTTCAATCAACCCATAATGGTCTCTCAAGATCTGTTTCAACATTGA
- the LOC124928718 gene encoding BEL1-like homeodomain protein 7, with amino-acid sequence MQNKQGRKKKMASYFPSIKDEELLSATYLQNDQESGSNPDNNNNNNNNNIMYLNQESVNVPYMELLSTARRDDDLLELIPSSSSSSSLNLQSDFVHLQITDNSQNFQSQALSLTLGNQMQPPYLSPFGGNYIYDSEMTTPTLNCNSKYLKPAQELLDEVVSVWNSPKPSSSSKKSIIDDLKSSSNLLPPTNNNEKMSKLLTMLEELDGRYRQYQHQMQVLASSFETMAGFCSSKPYTTLALQTISRQFRCLRDAINNQIRVIQRSMGEDEQSSSSQGRLTRLRNLELQIRQQKAVQQFGLMRHSWRPQRGLPETSVSILRAWLFEHFLHPYPKDSEKIMLARQTGLTRGQVANWFINARVRLWKPMVEEMYTEEFSEDSKTLLPENADEEYLNATENYGAMKQQNNYNPPHVVVNNERNLLLTDSSTFDASDTTYDIGELGNLIVENRVSLALGLQHSEIGGGGGGNLPESSSSSGGRMPLEITNYGGMEDHHDQLNQQNRIMAISTQMLPDFTS; translated from the exons ATGCAGAACAAGcaaggaagaaagaagaagatggcTAGTTATTTTCCAAGTATAAAAGATGAAGAATTATTATCAGCTACATATTTACAGAATGATCAGGAATCTGGTTCAAATCcagacaataataataataataataataataatataatgtatCTGAATCAAGAATCCGTTAATGTCCCTTACATGGAGCTCTTATCCACCGCTAGAAGAGACGACGATCTACTCGAACTCATCCcatcgtcttcttcttcatcatctttaaACCTACAATCAGACTTTGTTCACCTACAAATCACGGATAATTCTCAAAACTTTCAATCTCAAGCCTTATCCCTGACTCTAGGGAATCAAATGCAACCCCCTTACTTGTCACCCTTCGGAGGAAATTACATATACGATTCGGAAATGACAACCCCCACTTTGAATTGTAACAGTAAGTATCTGAAACCAGCTCAAGAATTGCTCGACGAAGTTGTGAGTGTCTGGAATTCCCCTAAACCGTCGTCGTCGTCGAAAAAGTCTATCATAGATGATTTGAAATCGTCATCGAATCTTCTTCCTCCTACGAATAACAACGAAAAGATGTCGAAGCTATTGACAATGTTGGAGGAGTTAGACGGAAGGTACAGACAATATCAACATCAGATGCAGGTTTTAGCATCTTCTTTTGAAACGATGGCAGGATTCTGTTCTTCCAAACCGTACACAACCTTGGCTTTGCAAACTATTTCTCGTCAGTTCAGGTGTTTACGCGATGCAATTAATAACCAGATTCGGGTTATCCAGAGAAGCATGGGTGAAGATGAACAATCATCGTCTAGTCAAGGAAGGTTGACACGTTTACGCAATCTGGAATTACAGATTCGACAACAAAAGGCTGTACAGCAGTTTGGTCTCATGAGACATTCTTGGAGGCCACAAAGAGGCCTTCCCGAAACTTCTGTCTCTATTCTTCGTGCCTGGTTGTTCGAGCATTTCCTTCATCC TTATCCAAAGGATTCTGAGAAAATTATGTTAGCCAGACAGACAGGTCTCACCAGAGGACAG GTGGCCAACTGGTTTATAAACGCAAGAGTTCGGCTTTGGAAACCGATGGTGGAGGAAATGTACACGGAGGAATTTAGCGAAGATTCTAAGACATTATTACCTGAAAATGCTGATGAGGAATATCTGAATGCTACTGAAAACTATGGGGCAATGAAAcaacaaaacaattacaaccCTCCTCATGTTGTTGTTAATAATGAGCGAAATCTGTTATTAACCGATTCAAGTACATTTGATGCATCGGACACGACCTATGATATAGGTGAATTGGGTAATTTGATCGTTGAAAACCGAGTATCGCTAGCACTGGGATTGCAGCATTCGGAGAtaggaggtggaggaggaggcAACTTGCCTGAATCATCGTCATCATCTGGCGGCAGAATGCCATTGGAGATCACAAATTATGGTGGCATGGAAGATCATCATGATCAGTTAAACCAACAAAACCGGATCATGGCTATAAGCACCCAAATGTTGCCAGATTTCACATCATGA